ACTATGGAAATGAAACCAATGAAACTTCTATCTGAATGGTCATACGAGCCGGCAAAGATCCACCGCGGTTACTCAAAAGAGACTCTTTATGTGGGACTTGGCAACAAGGACGGCAACTACAAATTTGAGAAACGTCCCGTATCCGAGGACATGATTGAAAAGTTCACAGGCGGGCGCGGTTTTGGACTGCGGCTCCTCTGGAACGCAGTAAAAGATACTACGAAGTGGAATGATCCTGAAAATGAAATAGTAATAGCAGGCGGTCCGTTCTGCGGGATTACACAGTACCCTGGTGCAGGGAAATGTTATTCCGTCTTCCTTTCCCCCGCCACTAAACAGACATATAATAGCAATGCCGGCGGATACTTTGCCCCGTTCCTCAAGTTTTCCGGTTTCGATGCCATGGAGCTTCAGGGCAAAGCGGACAGGCCGGTCGTTGTATTTATTGACGGTGACAATTTCAAAGTACAGATTTTCGAATCAACTCTCAAAGATATCAATGCATACCACGTCTCTGAAGAACTGCATGAATACTTCTCAAAGGATGAAGAGGACAAACGTACCATCTCTGTTGTCTCATCGGGTATCGGCGCAAGGACGACCTACATTGCCGGCATGAATTTCAGCTTCTACGACGTGCGCCGCAAGGCGGTACGACTGAAGCAGGCAGGACGCGGAGGCGGCGGTTCGGTCCTCTGCGATAAAAACGTTGTTGCCCTTGTAGTAAAAAGGACTCACTTCACGGGACTTGAGAACGATCCTGCTGACGTCTCTGTAATTCAGAGAGCAGGGGCAAGCCTCCATAAGCGTATCCACGACAACGACGATGCACAGTGCAAGATGCGCTCAGTCGGGACCGCACATCTTACAGAAATCATGAACGACTACCAGCTCCTTCCGGTCAACAACTATAAGTTCGGAAGTCATCCTGATATTGAAAATATAAGCTCACGCTCGTACATTAAGCTCTTCACACAGGGCATGGCCGACGGATGCTGGTACGGCTGTTCGCTTGCATGTGCCAAGGCCGTAGATCATTTCCCGCTGCAGACCGGACCGTGGAAAGGCAAAGAAGTCATAGTAGACGGACCCGAATATGAAACAGCAGCCGGGTTAGGCTCGAACCTCGGAATATTCGATCCCTTCTGGACGATAGAGGCAAACTTCTACGCTGACAACTACGGCCTTGACACTATCTCGCTCGGGACCGACATGGCATGGGTCTGCGAGTGCTACGAACTTGGTTTGATCAACAAAGAAGATACCCACGGCCTTGAATTGAATTTTGGAAA
The window above is part of the Synergistaceae bacterium genome. Proteins encoded here:
- a CDS encoding aldehyde:ferredoxin oxidoreductase codes for the protein MKPMKLLSEWSYEPAKIHRGYSKETLYVGLGNKDGNYKFEKRPVSEDMIEKFTGGRGFGLRLLWNAVKDTTKWNDPENEIVIAGGPFCGITQYPGAGKCYSVFLSPATKQTYNSNAGGYFAPFLKFSGFDAMELQGKADRPVVVFIDGDNFKVQIFESTLKDINAYHVSEELHEYFSKDEEDKRTISVVSSGIGARTTYIAGMNFSFYDVRRKAVRLKQAGRGGGGSVLCDKNVVALVVKRTHFTGLENDPADVSVIQRAGASLHKRIHDNDDAQCKMRSVGTAHLTEIMNDYQLLPVNNYKFGSHPDIENISSRSYIKLFTQGMADGCWYGCSLACAKAVDHFPLQTGPWKGKEVIVDGPEYETAAGLGSNLGIFDPFWTIEANFYADNYGLDTISLGTDMAWVCECYELGLINKEDTHGLELNFGNKKDIMELIHRIAHGTDEFAVACGKGIEAAREYFAEHYGSDMATMKKIGMVCQGLEASEYRCQESIAQWGGYFLTLKGPQHDEAWLIFMDMVNKQLPTFEDKAEALFFFPCFRLWFSLQGLCKLPWNDIEPVDNGIKYKGIEAARVPEHLKNYLDIFEAITGKPLSQEGMILQSEKVYNFERIFNLRMGKGTSEFHVAPDRGLGPVWEDEWNARPEYFDEKLKEFGEKIEGLSVKDKITLLQKHRRAQWEQLKLAVYKRRGWNKNGIPTLDTVKRLGIDYPDVIELLNKHLKPEDEFEN